The genomic DNA CGGGCAGTTGGTGAGATAATCAGCTTGTTTGAGTAGATCACAGAGTCGTCAGATATCTGGAGATGAAGTTAAACATCAAAGTCAAAACTTTCAAACAGCCACAGATGTATCCATCATCATCAGTAACTTACAGTTAACTTGGAGCCACAGTCTTGCAGTCTGGCTTCAATGACATATTCAGCTTCACCAGCAGCAACAGCTCGGCACTGACTGCTCTGTGAATGCTCAGCTTCTCCCAAAAAAAGCTCCCCAACAGACACTGGACGTCCTTTTTCATACAGGTCAGCCTTTACCATAATGATCATGGTGCCTTCTGTGCATCGTACACGCACAGGGGAGCCGTCATTGAGTTGTGGTCCACTAATGTCTTCTGCATCAGCTCTTAATGTGGCAGATTTATATTCCCTTCCTTCAGCATCGATCAGGGGTCCACCTTTCAAACTTCGAATGGCATCTGCCACACCAAAAGCAAATGATATCAGCAGTGCCAGTGA from Epinephelus moara isolate mb unplaced genomic scaffold, YSFRI_EMoa_1.0 scaffold486, whole genome shotgun sequence includes the following:
- the LOC126387484 gene encoding zona pellucida sperm-binding protein 3-like is translated as MLITGHSASLALLISFAFGVADAIRSLKGGPLIDAEGREYKSATLRADAEDISGPQLNDGSPVRVRCTEGTMIIMVKADLYEKGRPVSVGELFLGEAEHSQSSQCRAVAAGEAEYVIEARLQDCGSKLTISDDSVIYSNKLIISPTARYHGITRVTHAVVPVSCHYKRTHIVSSNSQQLPLRPSTPAKSSTAAFSLKLMA